In one Variovorax sp. V213 genomic region, the following are encoded:
- a CDS encoding ATP-binding protein has translation MKPGRGGGCWAGRWIAKLWLALPMAALPCAHANEPPAAQEVQQREGVLHITQAELLSVPGSGYSAPPRRADDAGLPSDGWKAVALPHTAGRELVPTSAAGERTITDWYRIDLAPLAPSTRQRFLYLPRWKTLGHIAVYGDGVLLYQSHGSPVHNGYNHPLLLPLNAAAHALSPTSVLIRVDRLRSSGSGFSTVWVGDQDSLIWRYQARELLQVQLPFMGSAAFLAVGAFAFAVWVGKRRESLYLLFFAISTMAFLRTLHYYVSGENLPITDEWFEWVTVASLLWLIILIHLFLQRLHQQPSAWLTRSSVALATVSSIATLPHASFASLYLFTPLLNLMVLPVAVLIFAVNLRKALRARLPEGRLVAGWAVLAVAFTSYDGLLQNNLVSPESVYTSPYAIIGLFFIFSYIMFQLYTGAFAEVARLNKGLAQRLQAREAELEQSYQRMRAIENEHMLGAERKRLMQDMHDGLGSSLISAIRSVEQGAMNKAEISGVLKGCMDDLKLAIDSMESVDADLLLLLATLRFRLAPRIESAGLALRWEVQSVPALPWLDPSSALHILRIMQECVANVLRHTQATSICFSTATDGQGVRVVIEDNGAGFAVDEALRRSGRGLRNQQRRASAIGGAVSWESSSAGTRFTLWLPLHRGAMPKTTAFTS, from the coding sequence ATGAAGCCCGGCCGCGGCGGTGGTTGCTGGGCAGGCCGGTGGATCGCAAAGCTGTGGCTCGCCTTGCCGATGGCAGCCTTGCCCTGCGCGCACGCGAATGAGCCACCGGCCGCGCAGGAGGTGCAGCAGCGCGAGGGCGTTCTCCACATCACGCAGGCCGAATTGCTGTCCGTTCCAGGTTCGGGTTATTCCGCCCCTCCGCGGCGTGCGGACGACGCCGGGTTGCCGAGTGACGGGTGGAAGGCGGTCGCTCTTCCGCATACGGCGGGCCGCGAACTGGTACCCACGTCGGCGGCCGGCGAGCGGACCATCACCGACTGGTACCGCATCGATCTGGCCCCGCTGGCGCCATCGACGCGGCAGCGCTTTCTCTACCTTCCGCGCTGGAAGACCCTGGGCCACATCGCGGTGTATGGCGACGGCGTCCTGCTCTATCAATCGCATGGCAGCCCCGTGCACAACGGCTACAACCATCCGCTGTTGCTGCCGCTCAATGCGGCGGCCCATGCGCTGTCCCCGACGTCCGTGCTGATTCGCGTCGACCGCCTGCGCAGCAGCGGGAGCGGATTCTCGACGGTGTGGGTCGGCGACCAGGACTCACTGATCTGGCGCTACCAGGCTCGCGAGTTGCTGCAGGTGCAGTTGCCGTTCATGGGCAGTGCCGCGTTCCTCGCGGTGGGTGCATTCGCCTTCGCGGTGTGGGTGGGCAAAAGGCGCGAATCGCTCTACCTGTTGTTCTTTGCGATCTCGACGATGGCTTTCTTGCGCACGCTTCACTACTACGTGAGCGGCGAGAACCTCCCGATCACCGATGAGTGGTTCGAGTGGGTCACCGTGGCCTCGTTGCTCTGGTTGATCATCCTCATCCACCTGTTCCTGCAGCGCCTGCACCAGCAGCCCTCGGCCTGGCTGACCCGTTCGTCGGTGGCGTTGGCGACGGTCAGCAGCATTGCGACGCTGCCTCATGCGTCGTTCGCCAGCCTGTACCTGTTCACGCCGCTGCTCAACCTGATGGTGCTGCCGGTGGCGGTCCTGATCTTTGCGGTGAACTTGCGCAAGGCGCTGCGCGCCAGATTGCCCGAGGGGCGGCTGGTGGCGGGCTGGGCAGTGCTCGCGGTCGCCTTCACCTCGTACGACGGGCTCCTGCAAAACAACCTGGTCAGCCCGGAGAGCGTGTACACCTCGCCCTACGCCATCATCGGCCTGTTTTTCATCTTCTCGTACATCATGTTCCAGCTGTACACGGGCGCGTTTGCCGAGGTGGCCCGGCTGAACAAGGGCCTGGCCCAGCGCCTGCAAGCGCGCGAAGCCGAGCTGGAGCAGAGCTACCAGCGGATGCGCGCGATCGAGAACGAGCACATGCTCGGTGCCGAGCGCAAGCGCCTGATGCAGGACATGCACGACGGGCTGGGTTCGTCGCTGATCAGCGCCATCCGTTCGGTGGAGCAGGGCGCCATGAACAAGGCCGAGATCTCGGGCGTGCTCAAGGGCTGCATGGACGACCTGAAGCTGGCGATCGACTCCATGGAAAGCGTGGACGCCGATCTGCTGCTGCTGCTGGCGACCTTGCGTTTTCGCCTGGCGCCGCGCATCGAGAGCGCCGGACTCGCGCTGCGCTGGGAAGTGCAGTCGGTGCCTGCGCTGCCGTGGCTGGACCCGAGCAGCGCGCTCCACATCCTGCGCATCATGCAGGAATGCGTGGCCAACGTGCTGCGCCATACGCAGGCCACCAGCATCTGCTTCAGTACCGCCACGGATGGCCAGGGCGTGCGCGTGGTGATCGAAGACAACGGGGCGGGCTTCGCCGTGGACGAGGCCCTGCGTCGAAGTGGCCGGGGGCTGCGCAACCAGCAGCGGCGTGCATCGGCCATCGGCGGCGCCGTGAGCTGGGAGTCGAGCAGCGCCGGAACCCGCTTCACGCTCTGGTTGCCTCTTCACCGCGGGGCCATGCCGAAGACGACGGCGTTCACGTCCTAG